One genomic region from Pyxicephalus adspersus chromosome 1, UCB_Pads_2.0, whole genome shotgun sequence encodes:
- the POU4F1 gene encoding POU domain, class 4, transcription factor 1 has product MMSMNSKQPHFAMHPSLPEHKYTSLHSSSEAIRRACLPTPPLQSNIFASLDETLLARAEALAAVDIAVSQGKSHPFKPDATYHTMSSVQCSSNSTVPLAHHHHHHHHHHHQALEPGDLLDHVTSPSLALMATTGHDGVGGGGGGGGGGGGGGGGGGGGLISTSAHPHSHMHGLSHLSHQAAMNMTSALQHPGLVAAHHGAPGQVTSVGAAAGLASICDSETDPRELEAFAERFKQRRIKLGVTQADVGSALANLKIPGVGSLSQSTICRFESLTLSHNNMIALKPILQAWLEEAEGAQREKMNKPELFNGGEKKRKRTSIAAPEKRSLEAYFAVQPRPSSEKIAAIAEKLDLKKNVVRVWFCNQRQKQKRMKFSANY; this is encoded by the exons ATGATGTCCATGAACAGCAAGCAACCCCATTTTGCCATGCACCCGAGCTTACCTGAGCACAAGTACACCAGTCTGCACTCTAGTTCGGAAGCAATAAGGAGAGCATGCCTACCTACACCCCCG CTACAGAGCAATATCTTCGCCAGCCTGGATGAGACTCTCCTGGCCCGGGCCGAGGCGCTGGCAGCAGTGGATATCGCGGTGTCCCAAGGCAAGAGTCACCCGTTCAAGCCCGATGCCACCTACCATACCATGAGCAGCGTGCAGTGCTCGTCCAACTCCACCGTGCCACTCGCCCatcaccatcaccaccatcaccaccaccaccaccaggcGCTGGAGCCCGGGGACCTTCTGGACCATGTCACCTCTCCTTCCCTGGCACTGATGGCCACCACCGGGCACGATGGAGTCGGGGGTGGCGGAGGAGGTGGAGGGGGTGGCGGTGGCGGCGGAGGTGGCGGCGGAGGAGGGTTAATTTCCACCTCGGCCCATCCGCACAGTCACATGCATGGCCTGAGCCACCTCTCCCACCAGGCTGCCATGAACATGACCAGTGCCCTGCAGCACCCGGGGCTGGTAGCTGCCCACCATGGTGCCCCCGGCCAGGTGACCTCGGTGGGAGCAGCGGCAGGACTGGCATCCATCTGCGACTCAGAGACCGACCCCCGGGAGCTGGAAGCGTTTGCTGAGCGCTTTAAGCAGAGGAGGATCAAGCTGGGGGTGACCCAGGCGGACGTGGGTTCTGCTTTGGCCAACTTGAAAATCCCCGGGGTGGGTTCCCTCAGCCAGAGTACCATCTGCAGGTTCGAGTCCCTCACCCTGTCCCACAATAACATGATCGCCCTCAAACCCATCCTGCAAGCCTGGCTAGAGGAGGCCGAGGGGGcccaaagggaaaaaatgaaCAAACCCGAACTGTTCAATGGGGGGGAAAAGAAACGCAAGAGGACTTCAATCGCTGCCCCAGAGAAGAGATCCCTGGAAGCTTATTTCGCTGTCCAGCCCCGACCCTCCTCCGAGAAGATTGCAGCCATAGCAGAGAAACTGGACCTCAAAAAGAACGTGGTGCGGGTCTGGTTCTGTAATCAGAGACAAAAGCAGAAAAGAATGAAATTTTCTgccaattactaa
- the OBI1 gene encoding ORC ubiquitin ligase 1: MAQNVQNVTLALTLPISCHICLGKVRQPVICVNHHVFCSSCIDLWLKNNNHCPACRVPITPDNPCKDIIGGISENENIPSHSMRKHLRKTRLELLQKDYEDEIESLTREIEELRRTNLTLEERLNTFSDPVTESSSCNCGNTQAEERSNICNKLIEDWNRKLEMINAANKSVTEDITRLKEENRRLKNENVEFVRENLRLKNEVELRSPQKFGRFTVAALQAKVDQYEREMSRLKKALERSDQYIEELEAQIVQLKKPPEDKQIEKSQCGNTALMEEHAGRAATSYACQDFSTAQMFPNHSKDDGIYSDDSKGLCPISAGFKKMQSKTVSSPQLKNGLHAAMWNGGEQSSLDIDSPMKATVSMPKDLGSPSCLPFSSLQLNTPDKCKSSSDNNTSLKKPLTYLRRLVFDDLPQRRQLGKVAPSGNEHNENESNETIQSREPYAVFSNICHNNEIPQEKNSEEKDSQQFIKQGTSAEAQIVSRLHTRSAEVHSETSHENSTDANLHNNDDPSITISHLASQKSKAHHTTPDLVRHLYSDSSVHTGKSPKKTTLSNHESSQRTFSVCNSLSSATDNEQAHSSMAQSSTDRAIPCVPLQSDEHVRLPSDTEMIIPPQRIAEPVCPSSSISQNVSGSPPAKKKAVEPME, encoded by the exons ATGGCACAGAACGTTCAGAATGTAACGCTGGCACTGACCCTGCCGATCAGCTGCCACATCTGTCTGGGCAAG GTCCGACAGCCTGTCATTTGTGTCAACCATCATGTTTTCTGCTCGAGTTGCATTGACTTGTGGCTGAAGAACAACAACCATTGCCCAGCCTGCAGAGTGCCTATTACACCCGATAATCCCTGCAAAGATATCATCG gtGGGATAAGTGAGAATGAAAATATTCCCAGTCATTCAATGCGGAAACATCTCCGAAAAACTAGACTCGAGCTTCTTCAAAAAGACTACGAG gatgaaatTGAATCACTAACAAGAGAGATAGAAGAATTAAGAAGAACAAATCTTACATTAGAAGAAAGACTTAATACATTCTCTGATCCTGTCACAGAGTCCTCATCCTGTAATTGTGGAAACACCCAAGCAGAGGAGAGGagcaatatttgtaataaactgATAGAAGACTGGAACAGGAAGCTTGAAATGataaatgctgcaaataaaaGCGTTACAGAGGACATTACCAGGTTAAAAGAA gaaaATAGAaggctgaaaaatgaaaatgttgaatttGTGAGAGAAAACTTAAGGCTGAAAAATGAAGTAGAACTCCGTTCACCACAAAA ATTTGGACGGTTTACAGTGGCTGCGTTGCAAGCTAAAGTAGATCAGTATGAAAGAGAGATGAGCAGACTTAAGAAAGCTCTAGAGAGGAGTGATCAATACATAGAAGAACTGGAAGCACAGATTGTGCAGCTGAAAAAGCCACCAGAGGATAAGCAAATAGAAAAATCTCAGTGTGGAAATACTGCCCTCATGGAAGAACATGCTGGCAGAGCTGCAACTAGTTATGCCTGTCAAGATTTTAGCACTGCCCAAATGTTTCCAAACCACAGCAAGGATGATGGAATCTATTCTGATGACTCCAAGGGCCTTTGCCCCATTTcagctggatttaaaaaaatgcagtctaAAACTGTTAGCTCACCTCAGCTGAAAAATGGTTTACATGCTGCTATGTGGAATGGCGGGGAACAAAGTAGCTTGGATATTGATAGTCCCATGAAGGCCACGGTTTCAATGCCTAAAGACCTGGGTAGCCCTTCATGCTTACCTTTCAGCTCTCTACAGCTGAATACACCAGACAAGTGCAAAAGCAGCTCTGACAacaatacaagtttaaaaaagcCTCTAACATACCTTAGAAGATTAGTGTTTGATGACTTACCTCAAAGGCGCCAACTTGGCAAAGTAGCTCCTTCAGGCAATGAACACAATGAAAATGAATCTAATGAAACAATACAATCTCGAGAACCATATGCAGTGTTTTCTAATATTTGCCATAATAATGAAATCCCTCAAGAAAAGAATTCTGAAGAAAAAGACAGTCAACAGTTCATAAAGCAAGGGACAAGTGCAGAAGCTCAAATTGTTAGCAGGCTACACACCAGGAGTGCAGAAGTGCACTCTGAGACTTCACATGAAAACTCTACAGATGCAAACTTGCATAATAATGATGATCCCAGTATTACAATATCTCACCTagcaagccaaaaaagtaaaGCCCACCATACAACACCAGACCTGGTCAGACATTTGTATAGTGACTCATCAGTCCATACTGGTAAATCTCCTAAAAAGACTACACTTTCTAATCACGAAAGCAGTCAACGAACATTTAGTGTGTGCAACTCACTGTCTTCTGCAACTGACAATGAACAAGCACATTCCTCAATGGCTCAGTCATCTACTGATAGGGCCATACCTTGTGTACCATTACAGTCAGATGAGCATGTCAGACTTCCGTCTGATACTGAAATGATCATCCCTCCACAACGTATTGCAGAGCCAGTATGTCCATCTTCCTCTATTTCTCAAAACGTTAGTGGGAGTCCTCCAGCAAAAAAGAAGGCTGTTGAACCCATGGAATAA